From one Treponema denticola genomic stretch:
- the uvrB gene encoding excinuclease ABC subunit UvrB → MKQFKLISDYKPSGDQGEAIKALSDGIIAGDKFQTLKGVTGSGKTFTMANIIQAVQKPTLIISHNKTLAAQLYREFKTFFPENAVEYFVSYYDYYQPEAYVPARDLYIEKDASINDEIDRLRLSATFSLMERRDVIVVSTVSCIYGLGLPESWRDLRITIEKGANIEIEKLKKQLISLQYERNDAVLERGRFRVKGDVMEIFPAYMEDAYRLEFDWEEIVRIRKFNPISGEVIQEYEELSIYPAKHFVMPEDAIPNALERIKNELEERLNVLNKEEKLLEAERLKTRTEYDIEMLSEMGYCPGIENYSAPIANRKPGEPPATLFHYFPDDFLLFMDESHVTFPQVGAMYEGDRSRKQNLVDFGFRLPCALDNRPLKIAEFEKMLNQAVFVSATPGPKEIKYSTRIVEQVIRPTGLLDPIIEIHKSEGQMEHIYGEVKKRIALNERSLILTLTKKMAEDLTDYLTGLGLKVKYIHSEVETIERVEILKGLRAGEFDVLIGINLLREGIDLPEVSFIGILDADKIGFLRSTTSLIQIVGRAARNENGKVVMYADRISDAMKETIEETNRRRAIQEAYNKEHGITPKTIKKAIEDILTRENEIKKEAALAEAGPLINSLNILNPADRKKLIKKLEAQMAEYADMLMFEEAAVIRDKIEEVRRIGS, encoded by the coding sequence ATGAAGCAGTTTAAACTTATTTCGGATTATAAACCTTCAGGAGATCAGGGAGAAGCTATCAAGGCTCTTTCAGACGGAATAATTGCAGGCGACAAATTCCAAACGCTCAAAGGTGTTACGGGATCGGGAAAAACTTTTACAATGGCAAATATTATTCAAGCCGTACAAAAGCCGACCCTAATCATAAGCCACAACAAAACCCTTGCCGCCCAGCTTTACAGGGAATTTAAAACCTTTTTTCCGGAAAATGCCGTCGAATACTTCGTATCTTATTACGACTACTATCAACCTGAAGCCTATGTTCCCGCACGCGACCTTTATATAGAAAAAGACGCTTCAATAAATGACGAGATCGACCGCCTCCGCCTATCGGCAACATTCAGCCTTATGGAACGCCGAGATGTAATCGTCGTTTCCACCGTTTCCTGTATTTACGGTTTGGGGCTTCCCGAATCATGGCGGGACTTGCGCATAACCATAGAAAAGGGTGCAAACATCGAAATCGAAAAATTAAAAAAACAGTTGATAAGTTTGCAATACGAAAGAAACGATGCAGTCCTTGAAAGAGGCCGATTCCGCGTAAAAGGCGACGTTATGGAAATTTTTCCGGCCTACATGGAAGATGCCTACCGCCTTGAATTCGATTGGGAAGAAATTGTGCGTATCAGAAAATTCAATCCGATTTCGGGTGAGGTAATACAGGAATACGAAGAGCTTTCCATTTATCCTGCAAAACACTTTGTAATGCCCGAAGATGCAATCCCCAATGCTCTTGAAAGAATAAAAAATGAATTGGAAGAAAGACTGAATGTTTTAAATAAAGAAGAAAAACTCCTTGAAGCAGAAAGGCTAAAAACCCGCACCGAATACGATATCGAAATGCTTTCCGAAATGGGTTATTGCCCCGGCATCGAAAACTACTCGGCCCCAATCGCAAACCGGAAACCAGGAGAGCCTCCCGCTACCCTCTTTCATTATTTTCCCGATGACTTTCTATTGTTCATGGATGAAAGCCATGTAACATTTCCTCAAGTGGGAGCAATGTACGAAGGCGACCGCAGCCGCAAACAAAATCTTGTAGACTTCGGTTTCCGTCTTCCGTGTGCTTTAGATAACCGCCCCTTAAAAATTGCCGAGTTTGAAAAGATGCTGAATCAGGCCGTTTTTGTTTCCGCAACCCCCGGCCCTAAAGAAATAAAATACTCTACCCGCATTGTTGAGCAGGTAATACGCCCTACAGGCCTTTTGGATCCGATAATCGAGATTCATAAAAGCGAAGGGCAGATGGAGCATATTTACGGGGAGGTAAAAAAACGTATTGCCCTAAACGAACGCAGTCTCATTTTAACTCTTACAAAAAAAATGGCGGAAGACTTAACCGATTATCTTACAGGGCTCGGTCTCAAAGTAAAATATATCCACAGCGAAGTTGAAACGATTGAACGTGTCGAAATTCTAAAGGGCTTGCGTGCAGGGGAATTTGATGTGCTTATAGGAATCAACCTTTTAAGAGAGGGCATCGACTTACCCGAAGTTTCTTTTATCGGAATTCTCGATGCAGATAAGATAGGCTTTTTGCGTTCTACTACAAGTCTTATTCAGATTGTAGGACGGGCAGCCAGAAACGAAAACGGTAAGGTAGTTATGTATGCCGACAGGATAAGCGATGCCATGAAAGAAACCATAGAAGAAACAAACCGTCGCCGTGCTATTCAGGAAGCCTATAACAAGGAACACGGTATAACACCCAAGACAATCAAAAAAGCGATTGAAGATATTTTAACGCGGGAAAATGAAATTAAAAAAGAAGCAGCCCTTGCAGAAGCCGGCCCCCTCATCAACAGCCTAAATATTTTAAACCCTGCCGACAGAAAAAAACTTATCAAAAAACTAGAAGCTCAAATGGCCGAATATGCCGACATGCTCATGTTTGAAGAAGCAGCAGTCATAAGAGACAAAATAGAAGAAGTAAGAAGAATAGGAAGTTAA
- a CDS encoding TetR/AcrR family transcriptional regulator: protein MANKNHELDKPIIEAAKQEFLKNGFQETSINIIAQKAGVTTGAIYTRYKGKDELFCSLMEDFFKSINDTRLKNKSLYMNYYTDKNFNNFIKSILKETADYIDILFNYYDECKLLLCCSNGSSIEKKLHKIINNKITETKQFIKKNTSSNISDVQLDFVELVMQQHLNAYSMIIKKGYDKEETIEYIKTMGEFIAAGWKKIFKNLLK from the coding sequence ATGGCTAATAAAAATCATGAATTGGATAAGCCGATAATTGAAGCGGCAAAACAAGAATTCTTAAAGAACGGATTTCAAGAAACCTCTATCAATATAATTGCCCAAAAAGCGGGAGTTACAACAGGAGCAATATATACTCGTTATAAAGGCAAAGATGAACTTTTTTGCAGTCTTATGGAAGATTTTTTTAAATCGATAAATGACACAAGATTAAAAAACAAATCATTATATATGAACTATTATACGGATAAAAATTTTAATAATTTTATTAAGAGTATATTAAAAGAAACAGCCGACTATATAGATATTTTGTTTAATTATTATGACGAATGTAAACTATTATTATGCTGCAGTAACGGCAGCTCTATAGAAAAAAAACTTCATAAGATAATAAACAATAAAATAACTGAAACAAAACAATTTATCAAAAAAAATACATCTTCAAATATCAGTGATGTGCAATTAGATTTTGTAGAATTAGTGATGCAGCAGCACCTTAATGCATACTCGATGATCATAAAAAAAGGATATGATAAAGAAGAAACTATTGAGTATATAAAAACAATGGGAGAATTTATTGCTGCAGGCTGGAAAAAGATTTTCAAAAATCTTTTAAAATAA
- a CDS encoding ATP-binding cassette domain-containing protein: protein MDDINEGLKSILDFKISFSYNAKNGKAIKDIRGIIPKGKCIVLCGESGCGKSTILRCLNHLIPEFYEGIFEGFIKIDGEDSVNKTIGEVGNKISSVFQDPRSQFFSLESDIEIAFGLENKGINSNEIKKRVDNAFLKFGLEYLRNREVFKLSSGERQLIAIMAAWAMNSDIILLDEPTANLDYTAIKKLTELLLLLKKEGKTLIISEHRLYYLHDLADEYWLIKNGYIFEKYDKDIFLKLSQNDLKNIGLRVNDINQIEMHPKKEEFYNQENVLEVKNISFKYGKKRILNDISFKLNSNEITCIIGQNGAGKTTLGKCLCGLLKPTQGKIYLNGKAMKYDDLYRNSLFIMQESEFQFFTNSVIGELKYGIDSSKYDEIEPLLKEFDMWGLRNRHPFSLSGGQMQKLTLMTAYLSSKKLIILDEPTSGLDKWSMDLCVKLINKMKKEKIVLLISHDLEFVAAVAEQYLKIEDGIIQQTCKLKDIKTLITILDNSSSQHSEIKLKKDKLLDPRVSLFFLGLCMFSIGIDNKILIQTYSLVLLIFSLINKRHKTFFIYLIILCLIYGLEILFPNTATIFMANLLPRYILIFMIFPVLLGGRGATNMLAGLRKIRVPERLILILSVSFRFFPVLNNDFKLLKQSIKNRKNYEEKNILKKAFLHCEALITSIIFRVIRIAETLSASAETRGISMKNKKTSYIGLKFGVQDYFVMIVLASVSVINIFLK from the coding sequence ATGGACGATATAAATGAGGGACTTAAATCTATTTTAGATTTTAAAATCAGTTTTTCTTATAATGCAAAAAACGGAAAAGCAATAAAGGATATACGGGGAATTATACCAAAAGGAAAGTGTATTGTACTTTGCGGAGAAAGCGGCTGCGGTAAATCAACAATTTTAAGATGTTTAAATCATTTAATCCCGGAATTTTATGAAGGAATATTTGAAGGGTTTATTAAGATAGACGGGGAAGACAGTGTAAACAAAACAATCGGAGAAGTAGGAAATAAAATTTCATCGGTTTTTCAAGACCCCAGAAGTCAGTTTTTTTCTTTAGAAAGTGATATTGAAATTGCTTTCGGCTTAGAAAACAAGGGCATAAATTCAAACGAGATAAAAAAAAGAGTCGATAATGCTTTTTTAAAATTCGGATTAGAATATTTAAGAAATAGAGAGGTGTTTAAACTCTCAAGCGGAGAACGCCAACTTATTGCAATAATGGCAGCATGGGCTATGAACTCCGATATTATTTTACTGGACGAACCCACTGCAAATTTGGACTATACGGCAATAAAAAAATTAACGGAACTTTTATTACTCTTAAAGAAAGAAGGCAAGACTCTTATCATAAGTGAACACAGGCTATATTATCTGCATGATTTAGCTGATGAATACTGGCTTATAAAAAACGGTTATATTTTTGAAAAATATGATAAAGATATATTTTTAAAACTCTCACAAAACGATTTAAAAAATATCGGCTTAAGAGTTAATGACATAAATCAAATAGAAATGCATCCAAAAAAAGAGGAATTTTATAATCAAGAAAATGTATTGGAAGTTAAAAACATTTCTTTTAAATACGGCAAAAAAAGAATCCTTAATGATATATCTTTTAAACTTAATTCTAATGAAATTACCTGTATTATAGGACAAAACGGTGCAGGAAAAACAACATTAGGAAAATGCTTGTGCGGTTTATTAAAACCTACACAAGGAAAAATATACCTTAATGGAAAGGCTATGAAATATGATGATTTATATCGAAACAGTCTTTTTATAATGCAGGAGTCGGAATTCCAATTTTTTACAAATTCGGTAATCGGAGAACTTAAATACGGTATAGACAGTTCCAAATACGATGAGATAGAACCCTTATTAAAAGAATTTGACATGTGGGGCCTTAGAAACAGACATCCTTTTTCGCTTTCAGGCGGACAAATGCAAAAACTTACATTGATGACAGCATATTTATCAAGCAAAAAACTGATTATTTTAGATGAACCTACCTCAGGACTTGATAAATGGAGTATGGATTTATGTGTAAAGCTCATCAATAAAATGAAAAAAGAAAAAATTGTTTTATTGATAAGCCATGATTTGGAATTCGTTGCAGCCGTTGCCGAACAATATTTAAAAATAGAAGACGGCATAATACAACAAACATGCAAGCTAAAAGATATAAAAACTCTTATAACAATATTAGACAACAGCTCTTCCCAACACAGTGAAATCAAATTAAAAAAGGACAAACTATTAGATCCGCGAGTCAGCTTGTTCTTTTTAGGTCTTTGTATGTTTTCAATCGGAATAGATAATAAGATCCTAATTCAAACATACAGCTTAGTTTTATTAATATTTTCGCTTATCAACAAAAGGCATAAAACTTTTTTTATATATTTAATTATTTTATGTCTTATTTACGGACTTGAAATACTATTTCCCAATACAGCCACCATATTTATGGCAAATCTATTGCCGAGATATATTTTAATATTTATGATCTTCCCTGTTCTTCTTGGAGGAAGAGGAGCAACCAATATGCTGGCAGGTTTAAGAAAAATCAGAGTACCGGAAAGGTTGATACTGATTCTTTCCGTTTCGTTTCGATTTTTTCCGGTACTCAACAATGATTTTAAATTACTAAAACAATCAATAAAAAACAGAAAAAATTACGAAGAAAAAAACATATTAAAAAAAGCTTTTCTGCATTGCGAAGCTCTTATTACCTCAATTATATTTAGAGTAATAAGAATAGCAGAAACATTATCCGCTTCTGCAGAAACAAGGGGCATAAGCATGAAAAATAAAAAAACTTCATATATTGGATTGAAATTCGGAGTACAAGATTATTTTGTGATGATAGTCTTAGCTTCAGTTTCAGTTATAAATATATTTTTAAAATAA
- a CDS encoding MptD family putative ECF transporter S component — MNNDKLKVKDVITVTLLSLCNILIFSLGTFMYATPITILLTPVLYSLLQGVVFYVIGVKVKKRGAFIIYSFIQGIISFYPPYILMFILSGLIAELLLYKKGYGNLKYIGISYVIQQALASIGSVIYPYTIALNKTLEKMSEQELIGNITKAGKLISSWGALILLILVVFSAIIGAYIGQKIVKKHILEKSID; from the coding sequence ATGAACAACGACAAATTAAAAGTGAAGGATGTTATCACAGTTACATTATTATCATTATGCAATATTTTGATATTTTCATTGGGTACATTTATGTATGCAACACCAATCACCATTCTTTTAACGCCCGTACTATACTCCCTATTACAAGGAGTAGTTTTTTATGTTATTGGAGTAAAGGTGAAAAAAAGAGGAGCATTTATAATCTATTCTTTTATTCAAGGCATTATTTCATTTTATCCGCCTTATATTTTAATGTTTATCCTCTCCGGTTTAATAGCCGAATTATTACTCTATAAAAAAGGATATGGAAATTTAAAGTATATCGGAATAAGCTATGTAATTCAACAAGCACTTGCATCTATAGGAAGCGTAATTTATCCTTATACAATTGCATTAAATAAGACTCTGGAGAAGATGAGCGAACAAGAACTGATAGGAAATATTACAAAAGCAGGAAAATTAATTTCTTCATGGGGTGCATTGATTTTATTAATTCTAGTAGTTTTTTCTGCAATAATCGGAGCTTATATAGGACAAAAAATAGTAAAAAAACATATTTTAGAAAAATCCATTGATTAG
- a CDS encoding ABC transporter transmembrane domain-containing protein codes for MSHKAAYLTLKDIRCAVCDKFIRVPMGYFDKNSSGKLKTIMTDRIEDVEKTPAHLLPEMTANLIIPAAMIIWLSIINIKLTGIIMLWIINGIYKGLEIFNEFN; via the coding sequence ATATCACACAAGGCAGCATATTTAACACTAAAAGATATAAGATGTGCAGTTTGCGATAAATTTATTAGAGTACCCATGGGATATTTTGATAAAAACTCCAGCGGGAAATTAAAAACAATAATGACAGACCGCATAGAAGATGTTGAAAAAACACCGGCACATTTATTACCGGAAATGACGGCAAATCTAATTATACCGGCAGCGATGATTATTTGGCTCAGTATCATTAATATTAAACTGACAGGAATAATCATGCTTTGGATTATAAATGGAATCTATAAAGGATTAGAAATTTTTAACGAATTTAATTAA
- a CDS encoding nuclear transport factor 2 family protein, protein MDIKKFWKAIAEQDAEKIRSYFNKTATIRWHNTNEQFTLEEFIKANCEYPGKWEAEVERIQKIENLIITAVKVFGNDTSVHATSFIKIEDDKIVSMDEYWGDDGKPPQWRLDMKIGTAIR, encoded by the coding sequence TTGGATATAAAAAAATTTTGGAAAGCAATTGCGGAACAAGATGCCGAAAAAATACGTTCTTATTTTAATAAAACTGCAACTATCAGATGGCATAATACAAATGAGCAATTTACTTTAGAAGAATTTATCAAAGCTAATTGCGAATATCCCGGCAAATGGGAAGCGGAAGTTGAGAGGATCCAAAAAATAGAGAATCTAATCATTACTGCCGTAAAAGTATTCGGCAACGATACATCTGTTCACGCAACATCCTTTATAAAAATTGAAGATGATAAGATTGTTTCAATGGATGAATATTGGGGAGATGACGGCAAGCCTCCTCAATGGAGACTTGATATGAAAATAGGAACTGCAATTAGATAA
- a CDS encoding DJ-1/PfpI family protein — MKKTAVLIYESYCNFEISVALEGLALKNKEIVVFAKRKDLFKSEEGLTVSPDKSIDEIIIDEYDSLLLPGATDIRSAIEDKDILNFIKKFKNKIIGAISIAPILLVKADLLNGKPFMAGVNKEDLFEEGFTAEELDKMKGWDDCIKNPVEDGYIITDKIVTSIAFNFVKFGLQFCKMLDLDIAPKTFGL, encoded by the coding sequence ATGAAAAAAACGGCTGTATTGATTTATGAATCATATTGCAACTTTGAAATTAGTGTTGCTCTTGAAGGTTTAGCTTTAAAAAATAAAGAAATAGTAGTATTCGCCAAGCGGAAAGATTTATTTAAAAGCGAAGAAGGTTTAACTGTATCCCCGGATAAATCAATTGATGAAATAATTATTGATGAATATGACAGTCTTCTATTACCAGGTGCAACTGATATCAGATCTGCAATAGAAGATAAAGATATTTTAAACTTCATAAAAAAATTTAAAAATAAAATAATTGGAGCAATATCAATTGCACCTATCTTACTCGTAAAGGCCGACTTACTTAACGGAAAACCATTTATGGCAGGAGTGAATAAAGAAGACTTATTTGAAGAAGGATTTACAGCCGAAGAGCTTGACAAAATGAAAGGATGGGACGATTGTATAAAAAATCCTGTAGAAGATGGATATATTATAACAGATAAAATAGTTACTTCTATTGCATTTAATTTTGTAAAGTTTGGTCTTCAATTTTGTAAAATGCTTGACCTTGACATAGCGCCCAAAACTTTTGGATTGTAG
- a CDS encoding ABC transporter ATP-binding protein — MAVELQNYSFSYDGRTQILNNINIKVNQGEFVVITGLSGGGKTTLIRVLNGLCPHFYSGTVQGRYELYGKDAKNMSIGELSKYWGSVFQDPRSQFLARKVKDELVIAMENACEDRVLMKKKLEETIRELKIEKILDTDMMYLSSGEKQKVAIGSVFCTQPKGFVLDEPSANLDSAATSGLAEFLKRVKEKGCTVVISEHRLHYLKKLIDRLIIMKDGQIIKDISKHEIHSLNNFDLRNLGLRQFNLPKINVDKKVNGDNSFAACKGIAYIKNCYRILETVDLNLESGKVHVIVGENGAGKSSLCKIITGLYKQTEGGMYIDTAPVKKKERLQRTFFVGQDIDYQLYGYSIRNEFQIGNKRLTDEKIKACLDELHLKISLDTNPQVLSGGQKQRLLIGIAYLSGRDIIVFDEPTSGLDGFHMKIIADLFRYLAEKGKTIIVITHDIEFTAEAADTIIYMSKGKIQYHKYITNENR; from the coding sequence ATGGCGGTAGAACTGCAAAATTATTCTTTTTCCTATGACGGTAGAACACAGATTTTGAATAATATAAATATAAAAGTCAATCAAGGTGAGTTTGTTGTCATTACCGGTCTTTCAGGCGGCGGAAAAACGACCCTTATACGTGTATTAAACGGACTGTGCCCGCATTTTTATTCCGGTACGGTACAGGGAAGATATGAGTTATATGGTAAAGATGCCAAGAATATGAGCATTGGTGAGCTTTCAAAATATTGGGGCTCTGTGTTTCAAGATCCGCGAAGTCAATTTTTAGCAAGAAAAGTGAAAGATGAATTAGTCATTGCTATGGAAAACGCTTGTGAAGATAGGGTTTTGATGAAAAAGAAGCTTGAAGAAACCATAAGGGAGCTCAAAATAGAAAAGATTTTAGATACTGATATGATGTATCTTTCAAGCGGAGAAAAGCAAAAAGTTGCAATAGGCTCCGTATTTTGTACACAACCTAAAGGCTTTGTGTTAGATGAACCCTCTGCGAATTTAGATAGTGCGGCGACAAGCGGATTAGCCGAATTTTTAAAAAGAGTCAAAGAAAAAGGCTGTACGGTTGTTATTTCCGAACACCGTTTACATTATTTAAAAAAATTAATAGATCGCTTAATTATAATGAAAGACGGGCAGATTATAAAAGACATTTCAAAGCATGAAATACATTCTTTAAATAATTTTGATTTGAGAAACCTTGGATTGAGGCAATTTAATTTACCTAAAATAAATGTAGATAAAAAGGTTAATGGGGATAATTCTTTCGCTGCTTGCAAAGGGATTGCTTATATAAAAAATTGTTATCGCATATTAGAAACTGTTGACCTCAATTTAGAAAGCGGAAAGGTTCATGTTATTGTAGGAGAAAACGGAGCGGGGAAAAGCAGTCTTTGCAAAATCATTACCGGTTTATACAAGCAAACGGAAGGCGGTATGTATATCGATACGGCACCGGTAAAGAAAAAAGAGCGATTACAAAGAACCTTTTTTGTAGGACAGGACATAGATTATCAGCTATACGGTTACTCCATAAGAAACGAATTTCAAATCGGAAATAAAAGGCTTACCGATGAAAAAATAAAAGCCTGCCTTGATGAACTACATTTAAAAATTTCCCTTGATACAAATCCTCAGGTTCTTTCAGGAGGGCAAAAACAAAGATTGCTTATTGGAATAGCTTATCTGAGCGGACGGGATATTATTGTCTTTGATGAGCCTACCAGCGGGCTTGATGGGTTCCACATGAAAATCATTGCTGATTTGTTCCGGTATCTTGCAGAAAAAGGAAAAACTATTATTGTCATCACACATGACATCGAGTTTACCGCAGAAGCCGCTGATACCATTATATACATGAGTAAGGGGAAAATACAGTATCATAAATATATTACGAATGAAAATCGATGA
- a CDS encoding energy-coupling factor transporter transmembrane component T family protein, whose amino-acid sequence MPAENKKYIPDIRVNLFLAVAGSIAVLTYKNEITFIAAFAVSIVFILVQREYKKAFTFVLIFLLLFLFSHLTVGITKLQTLWLFAAVTRHLLIPLSFVSGISDRPPGMLLEVFHRLHLPKGFGISVIVLLRFLPTIKYELKAIRGALKFRGIGISLLNTVFHLPKNFYLTLIPLLIRTVRISDEITAAALTRGIEVNNAIVSFSEVQWTKEDSVALVMLLAGCICLKIIEINNPDASVGVCCSHKVVAVGFNTLCYDASVGVLNPPHE is encoded by the coding sequence ATGCCGGCAGAAAACAAAAAATATATTCCCGATATAAGAGTAAACCTCTTTCTTGCCGTTGCCGGCAGTATAGCCGTTTTGACATATAAAAATGAAATTACTTTTATAGCAGCGTTTGCTGTTTCCATAGTTTTTATTTTAGTTCAAAGAGAATACAAAAAGGCATTCACCTTTGTTTTAATTTTTTTGCTGCTCTTTTTGTTTTCTCACCTTACGGTCGGAATAACAAAACTTCAAACCTTATGGCTATTCGCAGCCGTTACAAGGCATCTTTTAATCCCGCTTTCTTTTGTGTCGGGAATTTCGGATAGACCTCCGGGAATGCTTCTCGAAGTTTTTCATCGGCTGCATTTACCGAAAGGGTTCGGTATTTCAGTTATTGTGTTATTACGATTTTTACCCACGATTAAGTATGAATTAAAAGCGATACGGGGTGCCTTAAAGTTTAGAGGAATAGGAATATCGCTATTAAACACGGTTTTTCACTTACCAAAAAATTTTTATTTAACATTGATACCGCTGCTTATCAGAACCGTGCGTATTTCGGATGAAATAACAGCGGCAGCACTTACTCGCGGAATTGAGGTGAACAATGCTATTGTCAGTTTTTCGGAAGTTCAGTGGACAAAAGAGGATAGCGTTGCATTGGTAATGTTATTAGCCGGTTGTATCTGCCTAAAAATTATAGAAATCAACAACCCCGACGCAAGCGTCGGGGTATGTTGTTCTCATAAGGTGGTTGCAGTCGGCTTTAATACCCTTTGTTACGACGCAAGCGTCGGGGTATTAAACCCTCCGCACGAATAA
- a CDS encoding MptD family putative ECF transporter S component codes for MNKKIGLKDIVLITLLTAIMIGIQTVVLMPFITNLKFVIWFVGGIDGVLCGIIYCLMIAKAPKLGTAFIFSFIFAVYYFFVNSMIIISAMIAGAGLVMELILWNNGYKNKIKATIAYTLFGLMIMLAPNVLIFLQKDAMIAGLQANGLTQEYIDSIFAVYSAENIGIGMLLTAIGSIAGTQIGYRALNRYFISGGMVEK; via the coding sequence ATGAATAAGAAAATCGGATTAAAGGATATTGTCCTTATTACATTGCTTACCGCCATTATGATCGGCATACAAACGGTAGTATTAATGCCGTTTATAACAAATCTAAAATTTGTTATTTGGTTTGTAGGCGGAATCGATGGGGTATTATGCGGCATCATTTATTGTTTGATGATAGCAAAGGCTCCTAAATTGGGAACGGCTTTTATATTCTCGTTTATTTTTGCCGTGTACTATTTTTTTGTAAACAGTATGATTATCATCAGTGCAATGATAGCCGGTGCAGGCTTGGTTATGGAACTTATCCTGTGGAACAACGGCTATAAGAATAAAATAAAAGCAACTATTGCGTATACACTGTTCGGTTTGATGATAATGCTGGCTCCCAATGTGCTTATTTTTTTGCAAAAAGATGCGATGATTGCAGGATTACAGGCAAATGGATTGACACAAGAATATATTGATTCGATATTCGCAGTTTATAGTGCTGAAAATATAGGCATCGGTATGCTTCTTACTGCTATCGGCTCCATTGCGGGTACGCAAATCGGGTATCGAGCATTGAATAGATATTTTATTTCCGGCGGAATGGTAGAAAAATAA